The region AAGCGTATTTATCCATCGCATCTATCCACTCATCATCCACATCGTCGATTAACGACTCTAGCGCAGCTCCCTCTCCCGAGAACCCTCTAAAAGTTTCACGAGATAAAGACAAACTAAATCGAATATCTCCAAAATACAACTGCCAAGTTGTGCTCTGCATATCAGGATGTGGATACACTTGCATAGTATCTATATAAGGCAACAAAGGCTCTAACAATCTCAAGCGATGAATACCTCCTACACAAACTGCATTAGCAGACTTAACAGGTGTGAATACAGGCATATTACCACGTACTGTTAGATAATAATCTGTCTTAATCACCCCCTTAGGAATCCCTCTAAACAGTTGTTGTGTCTGTATTTTATTAAATGTATGCACTCGCTCTGCCTTAGACAGATAGATCTGTACCGTACTCAATCCTTTAATCCACTTGATCGGAAGAGGTACTTTTCGTTCTACTATTTTCTTATCCTCAGTCTGAATACTAACCTCCTTCTGACCTATTGACAGCAGTACATTTTCCTTTTGCTTAATACTATTCAGCGCAGTAAGCATCGGCTGGTTAAAGTCTACATTCGTAGTCCCATTCTCTAAGAACTCCCCATCTAACCCATCAGGCAATACATCTACACGAGCGTACACTCCTGCACAGTGAGAGAATCCTTCGAATCGCACTCTACCATCCCCTGCTGTAGCAATAGGGTCTTTTAGCTTAGCTAGATCAGCAGGAGATAAATTAAAACTAGACTTCACCACATTAGACAACGTGATTAAACAACGTGCCATAATAAAAGGATCCTTCACATTACCCCAAAAAAAGCATGGAGCATCAGTCTTCTTCTGTATCTCACTGTACTTCGCTAAGAATAATTCGTCCCCTCCCTTGCCTTTCGTTAAGCTAGAAGGGTTATTGTATATATAAGATAATAGATCGTTCATGGTACTTACAAATGAGTAAGCAAGGTACTAAAATTCATAGAAATATAACGTTATAGAACTGTACACATCTGTTCTCTTATTTTAAAAAAAGGCAATTACTCTTTGATAATAAATCCTTTACACATTATCTTTGCCCATTATGCAGCAATAGTAAAATAACATTGTAAATCACAGTCACACACTACAACGTAGCAATTGACTTCGTTTATTTAAGCGTACCCAATCTTTAGGGTACAGTTATTTTATTATATATACTTATGCAATCAAACAAGATTAACAGCATCGTAATATTCATTACGATCACCATTATATTAGACAGTGCTGGCTTCGGTATTATCTTTCCAGTATTACCGGAACTATTAGAACACGTACTACATGCTGACCTCAGCACAGCAGCGAAGTACGGAGGTGTACTTACGTTAGCTTACGCCTTTATGCAATTTATCTTTGCACCAATCTTAGGGATTATTAGCGATCGTTATGGACGTAGACGAGTATTATTACTTTCTCTTTTTGGATTCTCTATAGACTGTTTTATTATGGCACTTGCTCATAGTTATTGGCTACTATTCATCAGTCGGCTTATCGCGGGAGTGACAGGTGCTACCTTTGCCGTGGCATCAGCTACGATTACAGATGTTACGGATGAAGATAACAGAACGAAATACTTCGGCTATTTAAATGCAGCTTTTAATATTGGCTTTATCATAGGCCCTTTAGTAGGAGGGTTATTAGGAGAATATCATTTTACCTACCCTTTCTACTTTGCGGGAATATTAGGTTTATTAAATGTTCTTTATGGGTATTTCTTCTTTCCAGAAACCAATACTTCAGGTTCACTGAAGCGATTATCACTAAAAGAGATCTCCCCTCTACAATCTCTAAAAAGTATCAAACGCTTTAAACAACTAAGTGTATTGTTTATTGTATTCTTTTTATTATCTGCTGCATCCCATAGTATGGAGAGTACGTGGTCATTCTATACCATGATACAGTTTGACTGGAGTAAACAGCAGGTCGGGATATCACTAACCATTATAGGAATTATAGGTTTCTTAGTACAAGTATATCTGTTACAATACTTGTCTACTAAACTATCAGACCAAAGACTTGTCTACATCGGTTTATTAACCAGCTTTATAGGATTACTCTTATTGAGTTATTGTGTTACTGAAATACAACTCTGGGTAGGTATCACATTATACTTACTAGGAAGTATACAACAGACAGGTTTTCAGTCTATGCTCTCTAAGTCACTAGATCAGCAACATCAAGGAGAACTACAAGGGGTATTAGGAAGCCTTAATGGATTAACCACTATTGTGGCTCCACCATTATTTACCTATTGTTTCTACCTATACACACAGGACAATACCTTACCATACTTACCTGGTATAGCCTTTTCCATAGCAGCTTTATTACTCCTAATTAGCTTATTACTACTCTTAAGATATAAGAAGTAAGTTTAAATAAACAGCCCTATTCTTTACTAGAATAGGGCTGTTTATATTATTCTTCAGGTTTAAAACTCTGTTCTAATCTTTGATACCTTTTTACTATTACATCAAACTGAACATTCTCTTTATGTACTAACAACGAAGTATAGATTTTACGACCATCAATATCCAAAACCTTATCAAATTTATACAAACCTAGCGAGTTAAATTGAACAAACCATTTATTAAACAGTATAGAACGTCCTAGTGCTTTATTATCATTATTATCGCATACATATACAAGAACCTTATGTCTATCCGATAAAAAGAATTTAACTACAATATCTCCAATTGTATGAGCTATCTCATCATCAAATCCTTTATTATTGCTTTGATTACTCCTAATCTGTTCTAATATAATTTGATAAACGTTCTCTATTAATCCATCCTCATCAAAATCTAAAGTAAAGTCTTCCAAAAAAGATACACCATAAGACACTCCTTTATCTGTAATAAAAGAATACATACCTATTTGATCATCCCAATAGAACTGATAAGCCATCAATCTTACTAAAAAGGTTTAACCAACTTAACCCCTCTTTCTACTAATTCCATTCTAGTGATTTGTCCTTTCATATAAGCCTTAACTTGATTTTTATTCTCTACCAAGTTCTTTACTGTATTAATAGTCTCTGTCTTCTTCATAACTTCTCATTTACCCTACAAATCTACAACAATTATTATTTTCAAAACATTAAAATTCAAACATTTAGAATTTCTATACACAAATCATTAGGCTACTTACCTTGATTGTAAAGTAATCTCCTTTGCCTGTTGGGAGACACAGAACAGAGCGTTAAGAAAATATCTCATAGACATTTTTAGTACATGTGAAGGGTGACACGTATAATAATGCGTCTGTACCTTGATATAGAAGATGTCCATAGCGTATAGAATGCTGTAGGCAAACATTACTAATTCTAAATTCCCAATAAAAAAGCCGATACTGTCGCTAGTATCGGCTTTTAATTGTCGTCTATAAATTGTTAGTTTATTCTTATTCCTGTTGCTATCTACAGCTTATTCATTAGGCAAAACTAATTACCTCATACCGTAGGCAAACATTCCTAATTAAATACTATAGGTCAGCGAAGAAGTCATTTCCTTTATCATCAGTGATGATGAAGGCAGGGAAGTCTTTCACTACGATCTTACGTACAGCTTCCATTCCTAATTCTGGGAAGTCAACCACTTCTACGCTTAAGATATTCTCTTTCGCAAGGATAGCAGCTGGTCCACCGATAGAACCAAGGTAGAACCCTCCGTGTTTTTTACACGCATCAGTTACCGCTTGGCTACGGTTACCTTTCGCTAACATAATCATACTTCCACCTACCGCTTGGAAACTATCTACATAAGGATCCATACGCCCTGCTGTAGTTGGTCCAAAGCTTCCTGATGGCATACCATCTGGAGTCTTAGCTGGCCCTGCATAGTACACTGGATGATTCTTGAAGTATTCTGGCATCTCTTGTCCATTGTCTAACATCTCTTGGATCTTAGCGTGAGCGATGTCGCGCGCCACGATAACAGTTCCGTTTAACATTACACGAGTTTTGATAGGATGCTTCGTTAACTCTGCTAATTGTTCTTTCATTGGCTTGTCCAAGTCGATTACCACAGGCTCTTCTAAGTGAGGAGCTACTGCAGGTAAGAAGCGTCCTGGATCAGTCTCTAATTGTTCTACGAATAATCCCTCTGCAGTGATTTTCGCTTTAATATTTCTATCTGCCGAACAAGATACTCCCAATCCTACTGGACATGAAGCAGCGTGGCGAGGTAGACGGATCACACGTACATCGTGAGTAAAGTATTTACCTCCGAACTGTGCACCGATTCTAGACTCTTGGCAGATTAATTGTAATTTTTTCTCCCACTCAAGGTCACGGAATGCTTGACCTCCCATATTCCCAGAAGTAGGTAAGTTATCATAGTACCCTGCAGATGCCTTCTTCACTGCTGCTAAGTTAGCCTCAGCAGATGTTCCACCGATCACTAAAGCTAAGTGATATGGAGGACATGCAGCAGTACCTAAGTCCATTATTTTTTCTTTAATAAACTCTGTTAAGTTCTTGTCATTAAGTAATGACTTAGTTTTTTGGTATAAGAATGTCTTGTTAGCAGACCCTCCACCTTTTGCTAAAAATAAGAACTCATATTTAGCCCCTTGAGTAGCATAGATATCAATCTGTGCAGGCAAGTTAGACCCTGAATTTTTCTCTTCGAACATACTGATTGGAACGATCTGTGAGTAACGAAGGTTTTTCTTTTGGTACGTTTCGAAGATACCTTTAGATAAACTCTCAGCATCATTCGATCCCGTATATACGTTTTCACCTTTTTTTGCCACTACGATAGCAGTACCAGTATCTTGACAAGAAGGCAATTGTCCTTCTACTGCTACTTTTGCGTTTTGCAATAAGTTATAAGCCACAAAACGATCGTTATCTGTCGCTTCCGGATCATCTAGGATAGCTTTTAATTTTTCTAAGTGCGATGTTCTTAACATGAATGACACATCTGTCATCGCTGTCTCAGCAATCATCTCAATCGCTTTAGGATCAACCACTAATATCTCTCTATCTCCTAATTTTTCTACTTTTACATAGTCAGAAGAAATCTTTTTGTACTGCGTATCATCTTTCTGAATCGGATACGGATCTTGATATATGAAGTCCATTGAATTGTTAGTTTATTTTTGTTTAGTAAAATTACTAATTAAAGTCCTTATAAAATCGTAGAATGCTTCTAAATAGCCAGTAACTACAAGGGTTTTGATTCAATTGTACTTTTATGACTAATATCCGGACACTACACTTTATTCCTCTAAAAAAAAACGCTATTCAAAATAAAATAAGCAACAATCCAATACCCTACATCAATAAAGAATATTACTGCCTAAAAGCTCCACTTCCCTTTTAAAATTCCATTACGTCAATGCTACAATACTTATAGTACATATCCAAGTTGATCCCTAGCTGATACCTATATGATAGGCAGGTGATAGGCTGTTTTTAGTACTTTTAAGCCGACCATATGCCCATCACATGCCGACCACAAGCCGACCACCCCCCTTTATAACCATAAAAAAGACTGTCTCAAATACTCTCACTACAAAGTTTTAACATGATATAAACGCCTATCAAACAGGATAAAAAACCTCGCTACACTGCCTTTAATCTTATAAACACAAAAGCCCTGCATCGTATGATCCAGGGCTTAAAATATTTTAATTAAGTATAAATACCTATAGACTGCGCATATAAGCGATCAGTGATTCCATTTCTACAGCAGAGAGTTTTTTAGTAATAGTCAGGTTTGCTTCCATCATTGGGAATTGTGCAGGTTCGATAATAGCATTGGCTTTACCGCGTAAGAATGCATCTAAGTCAGCCCCATTAGCATCATAACCTTTCACAATATCTTGTATACTCGGCCCTATTAATTTTTTATCAGCCATATGACAAGTAGTACAGTTACCTTTACCTGTGAATATCTTCTCTCCTAACTTGAGTTTTTCAGACATAGACAGCTCTGCCGTTTCTCCACGTTCAGATTCGTATACTGCTTCTGGCTGTTCTTTTCCTCCACATGCTATAAAGAGAGTTGTTGCAAGGAAAAGCAAACTATTTTTAATAATTGTTGTCATCGTTGTTGTTTTATTGTTCCATCAAAAATAGAAAAACAACTTAAACTTCCAACTATACAAAACAGTCCTTTTAGTGTAATAATCGGACAAAAAAACTTAGTCCTACTTACCATTTATCGATAATGAATAAGCGATATTACTTATTCATCTATTAGATCTATAAAGTCGTCTATAGTCAGATAGTAATCTAGCGCCATCACTAGCTCCTCCATCGTTGCAGAAGGTTTTTGACTTATTGCCAAATCTACTACATCCTGAATGTCTTCATCAGAACACAAATACCACATCTCTTGTTCTATAACTTCGCTAGGGTAAATCTCTTCATCATTATCTGTTACCTCAACTGGTTCGCCCACATAAATCGCTAAATCCTCATCCACCTCGTCTTCTACAGCATAAATAGCATAATGAAAGGCTGGATTATACTCCGTGGTTCTTTCTTTTCGATCTTTAACAAGCAAGATAAACTCTGCTAATTGATATGTTTTATTTTTAAAATCCATCATTTTACTTCTGCTTAAATTTAGGCTAGATATGACGCCTTGTTATCCAATACAAATTAACTCATAAATTATTAAAACCAACTATTTTGACCACACACTTTCTAATCACAAACAATAGTGTTAATTTTAACAAAAAAATATTACTATGAATCAACAAAATTCTGCTCCGGACTTATCAAAAGTAATAAGTGAATTAAAAAAAGGAAACTGGAAGGTTATCTTACTCCCACTTGTATTATGTGCAGGGATAATGTATTTCTTATATGTCTATATGCCGAACCGACAAGACATGAACAAAACAGATTTTTACTACACCAACTATGAGAAGGCTGAAGCTACAATCTTAGACACCTATGGCAATGGTAGAATTGGAAAAGGACAAAAAACATTATACAAAATACAGTTTGTAACAGTCAAAGGAGAAACAATCGTTGCAGAATATGCACAAGACACCTTCTTATCAAAGGATAAAGGAGAAAAAATTGTAATCTACTACAATCCTGAGAATCCATATGGTCAAACTTCAGAAGAAAGCTACTTGGAAGAAAAGAGAATCCGCGACAAACAAGCTAATAAATAAGATTTGAAGGCTTTAAAGATTTAATATATTGATAGTAAATAGCTAAAAAAACAAACGTTGTAAGATATTTACAAATGGTTTTATTTTAATTTTTATCAAAAAAGTTATAACAAAAAAGCTCAGTGAACTTAATCACTGAGCTTCTTCAATTTATTATATTTGATACCACTATTTATTCAAAAGTACTGCGGCTTCTTTAGCAAAGTAAGTAGAAATAATACTTGCTCCTGCACGCTTAATACAAGTCAATTGTTCCATCATGATCTGATCATGGTCAAGCCATCCTCTTTCTGATGCGGCCTTTACCATCGCATACTCACCAGATACTTGGTATACTGCTACAGGCACATTCACTGCGTCTTTCACTTCGCGTACGATATCTAAATAAGCCATACCTGGCTTTACCATAAGGATATCAGCACCCTCTTCCACATCATATAAAGCTTCTTTTACAGCCTCGATACGGTTAGCATAATCCATTTGATATGTCTTTTTATCTTTTGGTATTTCCATATCTGCTTTTGGAGCACTGTCTAAAGCATCACGGAATGGACCATAGAACGCAGAAGCATATTTAGCAGAATAACTCATAATACCTACATCAGTATATCCTGATTGGTCTAACGCCTCACGCATACGCAAGATACGCCCGTCCATCATATCACTTGGTGCTACGAAGTCAGCCCCTGCTTCAGCATGAGATACACTCATTTTCATTAAGGCCTCTGCCGTAGGGTCATTTACTACTACACCATTCTCGATAATACCATCGTGTCCATAGATAGAATAAGGATCTAAAGCTACGTCTGGCATAACGATCATACCCGGACATGCATCTTTAATCGCTTTAATCGCTGTTTGCATTAATCCATTCGCATTCCAAGCTTCTGTACCTGCGTTATCTTTCAAATGCTCACTTACTTTCACATAGATATTCACTGCGCGAATACCCAATGCATATAATTCTTTTACTTCCTTTACAGTCAAATCCACAGAACGTCTAAACATCCCTGGCATTGATGGAATAGCTTCTTGTACATTCGTACCTTCTGCTATAAACATAGGAAACATAAAATCTTGTGGAGTCACAATAGTTTCTCTTACCAAACTACGAATAGACTCATTTGTTCTTAATCTTCTACCTCTTTGTAATGGAAACATAATTATTTTGGTTTTATATGTTTATATGTAATTGTTAGTGCACGGATTGCAAATCCGCGCGATTGTTGTGGCATATTGTGGTAGACACAAAGTATTGCGTCTCTACTTTACCCAATCAACAGGATTAACCAACACCTTTAACAACTTATCTTCTTCACTTCCTTCTTCAGGATGGTGGTCATACACCCACTGTACGTGTGGTGGTAAACTCATTAAAATAGATTCGATACGTCCATTGGTTTTTAAGCCAAACAAAGTTCCCTTATCGTGTACAAGGTTGAACTCAACAT is a window of Myroides oncorhynchi DNA encoding:
- a CDS encoding DUF3592 domain-containing protein yields the protein MNQQNSAPDLSKVISELKKGNWKVILLPLVLCAGIMYFLYVYMPNRQDMNKTDFYYTNYEKAEATILDTYGNGRIGKGQKTLYKIQFVTVKGETIVAEYAQDTFLSKDKGEKIVIYYNPENPYGQTSEESYLEEKRIRDKQANK
- a CDS encoding DUF7716 domain-containing protein, translated to MMDFKNKTYQLAEFILLVKDRKERTTEYNPAFHYAIYAVEDEVDEDLAIYVGEPVEVTDNDEEIYPSEVIEQEMWYLCSDEDIQDVVDLAISQKPSATMEELVMALDYYLTIDDFIDLIDE
- a CDS encoding TCR/Tet family MFS transporter → MQSNKINSIVIFITITIILDSAGFGIIFPVLPELLEHVLHADLSTAAKYGGVLTLAYAFMQFIFAPILGIISDRYGRRRVLLLSLFGFSIDCFIMALAHSYWLLFISRLIAGVTGATFAVASATITDVTDEDNRTKYFGYLNAAFNIGFIIGPLVGGLLGEYHFTYPFYFAGILGLLNVLYGYFFFPETNTSGSLKRLSLKEISPLQSLKSIKRFKQLSVLFIVFFLLSAASHSMESTWSFYTMIQFDWSKQQVGISLTIIGIIGFLVQVYLLQYLSTKLSDQRLVYIGLLTSFIGLLLLSYCVTEIQLWVGITLYLLGSIQQTGFQSMLSKSLDQQHQGELQGVLGSLNGLTTIVAPPLFTYCFYLYTQDNTLPYLPGIAFSIAALLLLISLLLLLRYKK
- the hemB gene encoding porphobilinogen synthase, whose translation is MFPLQRGRRLRTNESIRSLVRETIVTPQDFMFPMFIAEGTNVQEAIPSMPGMFRRSVDLTVKEVKELYALGIRAVNIYVKVSEHLKDNAGTEAWNANGLMQTAIKAIKDACPGMIVMPDVALDPYSIYGHDGIIENGVVVNDPTAEALMKMSVSHAEAGADFVAPSDMMDGRILRMREALDQSGYTDVGIMSYSAKYASAFYGPFRDALDSAPKADMEIPKDKKTYQMDYANRIEAVKEALYDVEEGADILMVKPGMAYLDIVREVKDAVNVPVAVYQVSGEYAMVKAASERGWLDHDQIMMEQLTCIKRAGASIISTYFAKEAAVLLNK
- a CDS encoding c-type cytochrome, producing the protein MTTIIKNSLLFLATTLFIACGGKEQPEAVYESERGETAELSMSEKLKLGEKIFTGKGNCTTCHMADKKLIGPSIQDIVKGYDANGADLDAFLRGKANAIIEPAQFPMMEANLTITKKLSAVEMESLIAYMRSL
- a CDS encoding fumarate hydratase, whose protein sequence is MDFIYQDPYPIQKDDTQYKKISSDYVKVEKLGDREILVVDPKAIEMIAETAMTDVSFMLRTSHLEKLKAILDDPEATDNDRFVAYNLLQNAKVAVEGQLPSCQDTGTAIVVAKKGENVYTGSNDAESLSKGIFETYQKKNLRYSQIVPISMFEEKNSGSNLPAQIDIYATQGAKYEFLFLAKGGGSANKTFLYQKTKSLLNDKNLTEFIKEKIMDLGTAACPPYHLALVIGGTSAEANLAAVKKASAGYYDNLPTSGNMGGQAFRDLEWEKKLQLICQESRIGAQFGGKYFTHDVRVIRLPRHAASCPVGLGVSCSADRNIKAKITAEGLFVEQLETDPGRFLPAVAPHLEEPVVIDLDKPMKEQLAELTKHPIKTRVMLNGTVIVARDIAHAKIQEMLDNGQEMPEYFKNHPVYYAGPAKTPDGMPSGSFGPTTAGRMDPYVDSFQAVGGSMIMLAKGNRSQAVTDACKKHGGFYLGSIGGPAAILAKENILSVEVVDFPELGMEAVRKIVVKDFPAFIITDDKGNDFFADL
- a CDS encoding SWIM zinc finger family protein, producing the protein MNDLLSYIYNNPSSLTKGKGGDELFLAKYSEIQKKTDAPCFFWGNVKDPFIMARCLITLSNVVKSSFNLSPADLAKLKDPIATAGDGRVRFEGFSHCAGVYARVDVLPDGLDGEFLENGTTNVDFNQPMLTALNSIKQKENVLLSIGQKEVSIQTEDKKIVERKVPLPIKWIKGLSTVQIYLSKAERVHTFNKIQTQQLFRGIPKGVIKTDYYLTVRGNMPVFTPVKSANAVCVGGIHRLRLLEPLLPYIDTMQVYPHPDMQSTTWQLYFGDIRFSLSLSRETFRGFSGEGAALESLIDDVDDEWIDAMDKYAYANQRFNPTMFAMEEGMSFTDADSLTGRLAAMGLLGFDLDDNAFFYRRLPFKLERVMSLNPRLKNAEKLIAENKVEIIGNANGRVEARVDGTGGVRHTVILDDDQERCTCEWYGKYQGDRGMCKHVLAVKKVVVNG
- a CDS encoding DUF6169 family protein: MAYQFYWDDQIGMYSFITDKGVSYGVSFLEDFTLDFDEDGLIENVYQIILEQIRSNQSNNKGFDDEIAHTIGDIVVKFFLSDRHKVLVYVCDNNDNKALGRSILFNKWFVQFNSLGLYKFDKVLDIDGRKIYTSLLVHKENVQFDVIVKRYQRLEQSFKPEE